One segment of Solanum lycopersicum chromosome 1, SLM_r2.1 DNA contains the following:
- the LOC101247870 gene encoding uncharacterized protein codes for MAPNIKRKQKTSSKEESTYVEPCQSLPEKLLNILKKQPRLSKQVQSIGTVGISKSWRCVSKKCDSISQSPWLELSNEPQCYCKTQQHTFSISFEEAGCYWWNGRRRPRYDIWKHFHSSYSPWWISEGHKLPIDYCFLNSSRAYFYWNTSSSGRKKSFLFPCSSNGCGTCCFPGFVVSKLGENQKWIKQESSQNGLIDPNDPKGQLIQFSNAIIFQGKFYALSLQGTLAVIEEVENQFQVTRLSRRRAIPSSYSRHFIEYLVESNGEILLIFLISERSNGVVDKVEVFKLKIEDFSWLRLESLGDRTLFVGIKCGISVPASQVGCRNNCVYFTHRYIDGWRLYDMGSGCISPCYDNAGSEIKDPVWEEPIIGKRTSRR; via the coding sequence ATGGCTCCAAATATTAAGAGGAAACAAAAAACTTCATCAAAAGAGGAGTCTACTTATGTGGAACCATGTCAAAGTCTTCCTGAAAAGCTACTCAACATTCTCAAAAAGCAACCAAGACTTTCAAAACAAGTTCAATCCATAGGTACTGTTGGTATTTCTAAATCATGGAGATGTGTCTCGAAAAAATGTGATTCCATTTCACAGTCACCATGGCTTGAGCTTTCAAATGAACCTCAATGCTATTGCAAAACTCAGCAGCACACCTTCAGCATCTCATTTGAAGAAGCTGGTtgctattggtggaatggtagAAGAAGGCCGCGTTATGATATTTGGAAGCATTTTCACAGCAGCTACTCACCTTGGTGGATATCGGAAGGACATAAGCTACCTATTGATTACTGCTTTCTGAATAGTTCAAGAGCCTATTTTTATTGGAATACTTCCTCGTCTGGTcgcaaaaaatcatttttatttcccTGTTCTTCCAATGGTTGTGGCACTTGTTGTTTTCCAGGATTTGTAGTTTCTAAGTTGGGAGAAAACCAAAAATGGATAAAACAAGAAAGCAGTCAAAATGGTCttattgatccaaatgatccAAAGGGTCAACTGATACAATTCAGCAATGCCATTATCTTCCAAGGGAAGTTTTATGCACTAAGTTTGCAAGGAACCCTGGCTGTAatagaagaagttgaaaatcagtttcaAGTCACGCGACTTAGTAGAAGGCGAGCCATTCCTTCAAGCTACTCAAGGCATTTCATAGAGTACTTGGTTGAATCTAATGGAGAGATATTGCTCATTTTCCTGATCTCAGAAAGATCAAACGGGGTGGTGGACAAAGTGGAAGTGTTTAAGCTGAAGATTGAAGATTTTTCATGGTTAAGATTGGAAAGCCTTGGAGATAGAACGTTATTCGTGGGAATTAAATGTGGTATATCAGTGCCTGCAAGTCAAGTTGGCTGCAGAAACAACTGCGTGTATTTTACTCATCGTTACATTGATGGCTGGAGACTGTATGATATGGGAAGTGGCTGCATTTCCCCGTGTTATGATAATGCTGGTTCTGAGATCAAAGATCCAGTGTGGGAGGAGCCAATAATTGGAAAAAGAACATCACGACGATAA
- the LOC101248435 gene encoding L-type lectin-domain containing receptor kinase IX.1 has product MFLSKFLNILLVLVIFVIPSLYSLNFNITNIDTSHVNLSINVTGDAYVTKEGIQVTPNERNMTLGGKTGRATYIETLQLWNKATRELTDFTTHFSFVIDSNGNGSFADGLAFFLAPVGSSIPVGSSGSGLGLVKAETENMPSYESFVAIEFDTFVNTWDPFGIHVGININSMESVATKIWVNDIKLGKKNDAWISYNASSKVLEVVFTGFQKKYNRDKLSYAVDLRDYLPENVSFGFSASTGQLFQKNNVKSWDFNSSFDAIIVPEHVNQPSASPPIQLQDPKNHPIQGQTPNDPPITHVQEPKGPPQKVLRTSGKGSKGLVVGSSIGLPILILGLITASCILWRKKRKGDEKENVFIDLDMDDEFEKGTGPKKFSYGELARATNNFAEGQKLGEGGFGDVYKGLLKECNSYVAVKRVSKGSKQGIKEYASEVKIISRLRHRNLVQLIGWCHEKEKLHLVYELMPNESLDKHLFKEKSLLVWEIRWKIAQAIASALLYLHEEWEQCVVHRDIKASNVMLDSNFNAKLGDFGLARLIDHDKGSQTTMLAGTVGYMAPECIMNGKASKESDVYSFGIVALEIASGRRSINIKAPEDQVRLVEWVWSLYGTGELVEATDPRLNKMFNEKEMERLMVIGLWCAHPDNKLRPSIRQAIHVLNSEAQLPNLPSRMPVATYSPPPLNMFSSPFSNTYEVSMQEQTMTYTVSSSVYTSSAASSTKSLL; this is encoded by the coding sequence ATGTTTCTCAGCAAATTTTTGAACATCTTGCTAGTTTTAGTAATTTTTGTTATCCCTTCTTTATATTCATTGAACTTTAATATCACCAATATTGATACTTCTCATGTTAATCTCTCTATCAATGTCACTGGAGACGCCTATGTAACGAAAGAGGGCATACAAGTCACGCCTAATGAACGTAACATGACATTAGGTGGAAAAACAGGACGCGCCACATACATTGAGACACTGCAGTTATGGAACAAGGCTACAAGGGAATTGACAGATTTTACTACGCATTTCTCTTTTGTTATTGATTCAAATGGTAACGGTAGTTTTGCTGATGGACTAGCCTTTTTCTTAGCTCCTGTTGGTTCGAGTATTCCAGTTGGTTCGTCTGGCAGTGGCCTTGGTCTTGTTAAAGCTGAGACAGAAAACATGCCATCATATGAGTCATTTGTTGCTATAGAGTTCGATACATTTGTTAATACCTGGGACCCTTTTGGCATACATGTAGGCATCAATATAAATTCTATGGAATCTGTTGCTactaaaatatgggtaaatGACATTAAACTTGGGAAGAAAAATGATGCTTGGATTAGTTACAATGCTAGTTCCAAGGTTCTTGAAGTTGTTTTCACAGGAtttcagaaaaaatataatCGAGACAAACTAAGCTACGCCGTTGATCTGAGGGATTATTTGCCTGAGAATGTTAGTTTTGGCTTCTCAGCATCAACTGGACAATTGTTTCAGAAAAACAATGTCAAGTCTTGGGATTTCAATTCGAGTTTTGATGCTATCATAGTTCCAGAACATGTCAATCAGCCTAGTGCAAGTCCTCCTATACAACTTCAAGATCCAAAAAATCATCCTATTCAAGGTCAAACTCCAAATGATCCTCCAATTACTCATGTTCAAGAACcaaagggtcctcctcaaaaaGTACTCAGGACCTCGGGAAAAGGAAGCAAGGGACTAGTAGTTGGATCAAGCATAGGATTACCTATTCTGATTCTTGGTTTGATAACTGCCAGTTGCATTTTGTggaggaaaaagagaaaaggagaTGAGAAAGAAAATGTCTTCATTGATCTAGATATGGATGATGAATTTGAAAAGGGTACCGGTCCTAAGAAGTTCTCGTATGGTGAATTAGCTCGTGCAACAAACAACTTTGCTGAGGGACAGAAGCTTGGTGAAGGAGGATTTGGTGATGTTTATAAAGGTTTATTGAAGGAATGTAACTCATATGTAGCTGTTAAGAGAGTATCAAAAGGGTCTAAACAAGGGATAAAGGAGTATGCATCAGAAGTGAAGATCATCAGTCGATTAAGGCATAGAAATTTGGTTCAACTTATCGGTTGGTGCCACGAGAAAGAGAAGCTGCATCTTGTTTACGAACTGATGCCCAATGAGAGCCTAGATAAACATCTTTTCAAAGAAAAGTCATTGTTGGTCTGGGAAATCAGGTGGAAAATTGCTCAAGCAATTGCCTCAGCTTTACTGTATCTACACGAAGAGTGGGAACAATGCGTAGTCCATAGAGACATAAAAGCAAGTAATGTCATGTTGGATTCAAACTTCAACGCTAAATTAGGTGATTTTGGGTTGGCTAGGCTTATTGACCATGACAAAGGATCACAAACAACGATGCTAGCAGGGACCGTGGGGTATATGGCACCGGAATGTATTATGAATGGAAAAGCTAGCAAGGAGTCAGATGTATACAGCTTTGGAATAGTAGCATTGGAAATAGCAAGTGGAAGAAgatcaataaatattaaagcaccagaagatcaagtgAGATTGGTTGAATGGGTGTGGAGCCTGTATGGAACGGGAGAGCTAGTCGAAGCAACTGATCCAAGATTGAATAAAATgtttaatgagaaagaaatgGAACGTTTAATGGTCATCGGTCTATGGTGTGCTCATCCAGACAACAAACTGAGGCCATCAATAAGGCAAGCTATCCATGTTCTAAACTCTGAAGCTCAATTACCAAATCTTCCATCAAGAATGCCAGTTGCAACATATTCACCCCCTCCATTGAATATGTTTTCCTCTCCATTTTCAAATACTTATGAAGTTAGTATGCAGGAGCAGACTATGACTTACACTGTTTCATCAAGTGTCTATACTTCGTCAGCTGCTTCATCGACAAAATCACTTTTGTAA
- the LOC101248151 gene encoding uncharacterized protein, with protein MGDASNSTYIPEKDLHTYLEELFKKKSSARKNALKTLIKQFETNVRYEFVQNNFVTLIHRCQNCLKRGSASEIDLALQLIGLVVLTLGAGDNAREVYEELFVLVRELVTKSKLCHAIKVFECLSIVTCVGARDFIDTERSMEIIWQFLNQETKHTSSVTAAAISGWVLLLSGIDRWSISPKKWKESISYLLKQLEEDDEHVNVASIEALALIFEIGSLEKFSNQDGEYKDIKDGIMDQIKRICNGTKQDTSKIFEDDYDKTITLTLGRTSLTFSTWSKLKQISYIRKFLGNGFKNHMKENKHLHNVFNFAPARKCSSDDDLELYKPEFEEAVVRVFVPEVRRENCAWRINKSRNSVLSKGRTKLRNKYRTLAEDTKTGHIADEQLD; from the coding sequence ATGGGTGATGCTTCAAATTCAACCTATATTCCAGAGAAGGATCTCCATACTTATTTAGAGGAATTATTCAAGAAAAAGAGTTCTGCCAGAAAAAACGCACTAAAGACATTGATTAAGCAATTTGAGACCAATGTCCGTTACGaatttgttcaaaataattttgtcaCTTTAATACATCGATGCCAAAATTGCTTGAAACGGGGTTCAGCATCGGAGATTGATTTAGCATTACAACTAATAGGATTAGTTGTTCTAACGCTTGGTGCCGGTGATAATGCACGTGAGGTGTATGAAGAATTGTTTGTGTTAGTCCGTGAACTTGTCACCAAATCCAAATTATGTCACGCGATCAAGGTGTTTGAATGTTTGTCTATTGTCACTTGTGTTGGTGCCAGAGACTTTATAGACACCGAAAGATCAATGGAAATTATATGGCAATTCTTGAATCAAGAAACCAAACATACATCCTCTGTGACGGCTGCAGCAATATCAGGTTGGGTTCTCCTCCTGTCAGGCATTGATCGATGGAGCATTAGTCCGAAAAAGTGGAAAGAATCGATCTCTTATCTTCTGAAACAATTAGAGGAAGATGATGAACATGTTAATGTTGCTAGCATTGAAGCGCTAgctttgatttttgaaattggCAGTCTTGAGAAATTTTCCAATCAAGACGGAGAATACAAGGACATAAAAGATGGGATAATGGATCAGATAAAGAGAATATGCAATGGCACCAAACAAGACACTTCAAAAATTTTCGAGGATGATTATGATAAGACCATCACCCTCACATTAGGCAGAACAAGTCTCACTTTTAGCACCTGGTCAAAGTTGAAACAAATAAGTTACATAAGGAAATTTTTAGGCAACGGTTTCAAAAATCACATGAAGGAAAACAAACACCTCCACAACGTTTTTAATTTTGCACCAGCAAGAAAATGCAGTAGTGATGATGATTTAGAACTGTACAAACCTGAGTTCGAAGAGGCGGTTGTGCGAGTTTTTGTGCCTGAAGTTAGAAGAGAAAATTGTGCATGGAGGATTAACAAGTCCCGTAATTCTGTACTGAGCAAGGGAAGGACTAAGTTGCGGAACAAGTACAGAACTCTTGCAGAGGATACCAAGACTGGGCACATTGCTGATGAACAGCTTGactga